The following coding sequences are from one Veillonella rodentium window:
- a CDS encoding heavy metal translocating P-type ATPase, with the protein MEETLLLQDLNCANCAAKIEDRIRKMDGIETANFAIATHQLKLTGSWSDREALKQDIQNICDAIEEGVTVADYERKSKAVMDDHGHSHDHGSDAVTIAVIVAGLLFMAYEALTAFYPAIGMPESIEKPIYYIAYVILAFPVLRIAGRNILKGEVFDENFLMSIATLGAIAIDALPEAVGVILFYRIGEFFEHKATDRSRTEIMNAVDMRPQEVRVVDTCCGGEIVVMAPEKVEVGWTVEVRPGDLIPLDGTVLEGETRINTAPVTGEPVPVRAVAGTQLMSGCINESGRITMRVDKVLEESMVTKILDAVENAASSKPKIDRFITRFARVYTPIVVVLAITVAIIPSLITGDWNKWIYTALTFLVISCPCALVLSVPLAFFSGIGNASKHGILLKGGRVIEALANVKAVALDKTGTITSGEFKVNTVETVGSHVSEAHLLSMAAAIEAVSTHPIATSIVAEAKNRGVTVEAFDFVQELAGEGMVGMTNGQQVLVGNRRLMERYEVQGYPTDAAEYGTEVLVAEGNMYIGRIIIADEPRPDSAEAITDLNRQNIKTIMLTGDAQASADYIAKQTGVSAVRAQLLPQDKLSAVQGVRSEYGPTMFVGDGINDAPVLAGADVGGAMGSGADAAIEAADVVFMRPSLKAIAHVIDLSKATLSVAWQNVVFAIAVKIIIMAMGLMGYASMWWAVFGDTGVSILCILNSIRILNRKG; encoded by the coding sequence ATGGAAGAAACATTATTGTTGCAGGATCTGAATTGTGCTAATTGCGCAGCGAAGATTGAGGATCGTATCCGCAAGATGGACGGTATCGAAACGGCAAATTTCGCCATTGCTACGCATCAATTGAAATTGACCGGCTCTTGGTCCGATCGGGAGGCTTTAAAACAGGATATTCAGAACATTTGCGATGCCATTGAAGAGGGCGTAACCGTGGCTGATTACGAACGTAAATCCAAGGCGGTTATGGATGATCACGGGCATAGTCATGATCACGGCAGCGATGCCGTTACGATTGCCGTTATCGTGGCGGGCTTATTATTCATGGCCTATGAGGCGTTGACTGCGTTTTACCCTGCTATCGGCATGCCTGAAAGTATCGAAAAACCGATTTATTACATCGCGTATGTGATTCTTGCGTTCCCTGTGTTGCGCATCGCCGGCCGTAACATTTTGAAAGGTGAAGTATTTGACGAAAACTTCCTCATGTCCATCGCGACATTGGGCGCCATCGCTATCGATGCATTGCCTGAAGCGGTAGGCGTTATCCTGTTCTACCGTATCGGCGAGTTCTTTGAACATAAAGCGACGGACCGCAGTCGTACGGAGATTATGAATGCCGTCGATATGCGCCCTCAGGAGGTACGCGTTGTCGATACATGCTGCGGCGGTGAAATTGTCGTGATGGCCCCTGAAAAGGTTGAGGTGGGATGGACCGTTGAAGTACGTCCCGGCGATTTAATTCCGTTGGACGGCACCGTGCTTGAAGGCGAAACCCGTATCAATACGGCGCCTGTAACAGGTGAGCCCGTTCCTGTACGCGCGGTAGCGGGGACACAGCTCATGTCCGGTTGCATCAACGAATCCGGTCGCATTACGATGCGTGTCGATAAGGTTCTTGAAGAATCGATGGTGACTAAGATTTTGGATGCCGTTGAAAATGCGGCGTCCTCGAAGCCGAAAATCGACCGTTTCATCACGCGCTTTGCCCGCGTGTACACACCGATTGTTGTAGTGTTGGCCATCACCGTCGCCATCATTCCGTCTCTTATTACGGGGGACTGGAACAAATGGATTTATACGGCCCTTACATTCCTCGTAATTTCCTGTCCATGCGCACTGGTGCTCAGCGTTCCGTTGGCATTCTTCTCCGGTATCGGCAATGCGTCGAAACACGGTATTCTGCTCAAGGGCGGTCGTGTTATCGAGGCCCTTGCGAATGTGAAAGCTGTGGCACTCGATAAAACCGGCACGATCACATCCGGTGAATTCAAGGTCAATACGGTGGAAACCGTCGGCTCACATGTGAGCGAGGCTCATTTGTTATCTATGGCTGCCGCTATTGAAGCCGTATCCACACATCCGATTGCAACGAGTATCGTCGCTGAAGCGAAGAATCGGGGCGTTACGGTTGAGGCTTTCGACTTTGTTCAGGAGTTGGCCGGAGAAGGCATGGTAGGCATGACCAACGGTCAACAGGTTCTCGTCGGCAACCGTCGACTCATGGAACGCTATGAAGTGCAGGGCTATCCTACCGATGCTGCGGAATACGGCACAGAGGTGCTGGTTGCGGAAGGTAATATGTATATCGGTCGTATTATCATTGCCGATGAACCTCGACCTGACTCTGCGGAGGCGATTACAGATCTTAACCGTCAGAATATTAAGACCATCATGTTGACCGGTGATGCGCAAGCCAGTGCCGATTATATTGCGAAACAGACCGGCGTGAGCGCCGTGCGTGCTCAATTGTTGCCGCAAGATAAACTATCCGCCGTGCAGGGGGTTCGTTCCGAATATGGTCCGACCATGTTCGTCGGGGACGGCATCAATGATGCCCCTGTATTGGCCGGTGCCGATGTGGGCGGTGCGATGGGCAGTGGTGCCGACGCGGCTATTGAAGCGGCCGATGTCGTATTCATGCGTCCTTCTTTGAAAGCTATCGCTCATGTTATCGATCTTTCCAAGGCGACATTGAGTGTGGCATGGCAAAACGTAGTATTCGCCATTGCCGTCAAGATTATCATTATGGCGATGGGCCTTATGGGCTATGCGTCCATGTGGTGGGCCGTATTCGGCGACACGGGGGTGTCCATCCTCTGTATTTTAAACTCCATTCGAATCTTAAACCGTAAGGGTTAA
- a CDS encoding YolD-like family protein: MKQRMSRLQRAKQFMPFAALKGFEALLDAASRPKEARVELSEDQLEELNRTIQSLAEGDFVRVLYYTGHRYTESVGIVEAVERSSHRVSVEGAIISFKDIKELNLYE, encoded by the coding sequence ATGAAGCAACGTATGTCCCGTTTACAACGGGCTAAGCAGTTTATGCCTTTTGCGGCGCTTAAGGGCTTTGAAGCATTGCTGGACGCCGCATCGCGGCCTAAAGAGGCTCGTGTAGAGTTGTCGGAAGATCAATTGGAGGAGTTGAATCGCACGATTCAGTCGCTTGCAGAAGGGGATTTTGTGCGGGTTCTGTACTATACCGGTCACCGTTATACGGAGTCAGTAGGTATTGTCGAGGCTGTAGAACGGTCGTCTCATAGAGTATCTGTTGAAGGCGCGATCATTTCTTTTAAGGATATTAAAGAACTTAATTTATATGAGTAA
- a CDS encoding DNA repair protein → MGSADTDRIYMCIDLKCFYASVECADLGLDPFTTFLVVADGSRGKGAITLAISPALKQMGVKNRSRLFQIPPYIEYLTVKPHMKRYMEVSAEIYGTLLRYVAPEDVHVYSIDEYFIDITSYLPLYKKTPRQLAQMFLDAVLEVTRIYATVGIGTNLFLAKIALDILAKHAPDFIGYLDESLFKEQIWYHQPLTDIWQIGRGIANRLHRYGAFDLHGVTLIPEAKLYKEFGVNAELIIDHAWGCEPCTLADIHAYRPAKHSVSRSQILLRNYTYEEAHVPMREMVESLVLELLQIKGVTDHIHVHIGYADDAVRSTGGSKKLKQYTDSLQVLTAAVVKLYAQHCHKDELIRRIGVSFENLVNRSAIPEEEDLFSAFTIDTENKERQVQEAMLSIKEQFGKNAILRASSLQSEGTMRFRNTLIGGHNGE, encoded by the coding sequence ATGGGTTCGGCCGATACGGATCGGATATATATGTGTATTGATCTGAAGTGTTTTTATGCATCTGTTGAATGCGCCGATTTAGGGCTCGATCCCTTTACAACGTTTCTTGTGGTGGCCGATGGTTCTCGTGGAAAGGGGGCCATTACGCTAGCGATTTCGCCGGCTTTAAAACAGATGGGTGTCAAGAATCGCAGTCGGCTCTTTCAGATTCCTCCTTATATTGAGTATTTGACGGTCAAACCGCATATGAAACGCTATATGGAGGTGTCCGCCGAGATTTACGGTACATTATTACGGTATGTGGCGCCTGAGGATGTGCATGTGTATTCAATCGACGAGTACTTTATCGATATAACGTCGTATTTACCGCTATATAAGAAGACGCCGCGTCAGCTGGCGCAGATGTTCCTCGATGCGGTGTTGGAGGTGACTCGTATTTACGCTACCGTCGGTATCGGTACGAATCTGTTCCTCGCCAAGATTGCCCTCGATATCCTCGCGAAACATGCACCTGATTTTATCGGGTATCTTGATGAAAGTCTTTTTAAAGAACAGATTTGGTATCATCAGCCTCTTACCGATATATGGCAGATCGGAAGGGGTATAGCGAACCGATTACACAGGTATGGTGCCTTTGATTTGCATGGGGTCACCTTGATTCCGGAGGCAAAGTTGTATAAAGAGTTCGGCGTTAATGCGGAGTTGATTATCGACCATGCGTGGGGGTGTGAACCGTGTACGCTTGCCGATATTCATGCATATCGCCCCGCAAAGCACTCCGTGTCGCGTAGCCAAATCCTACTGCGGAATTATACCTATGAAGAAGCTCATGTGCCTATGCGTGAGATGGTGGAGTCTTTGGTGTTAGAGCTGTTACAAATCAAAGGTGTGACCGACCATATTCACGTTCATATCGGTTATGCCGATGATGCGGTTCGTTCCACTGGGGGTTCTAAGAAATTAAAGCAGTATACGGATTCACTTCAGGTTTTGACGGCGGCGGTCGTTAAATTATATGCGCAGCACTGTCATAAAGATGAGCTTATCCGTCGTATAGGGGTGAGTTTCGAGAATTTGGTCAATCGCTCCGCCATACCGGAGGAGGAGGACCTGTTCAGTGCTTTCACAATCGATACGGAGAATAAGGAACGACAGGTGCAGGAGGCGATGTTATCTATTAAGGAGCAGTTCGGTAAAAATGCTATTCTGCGTGCATCGAGCCTGCAGAGCGAAGGTACCATGCGCTTCAGGAATACATTGATAGGTGGCCATAACGGAGAGTAG
- the dnaB gene encoding replicative DNA helicase, with protein sequence MDVRIPPHNLDAEKAVLGALLTNGSNASAVVDTVTSILKAEDFYRDAHRIIYDAILEIIHGNKTADFITVGEELDRRKRLDAVGGLAYITSLANESVSYNVEQHARIISEKAQLRRLIDAGNKIVGMTYAGEDEPTAILNKAEQMVLDVSGQTQAESSFSAIGDIVLSNLDRLNALQQHEGALTGIPTGFKDLDHIFNGLQKSDLILVAARPAMGKTAFTLNIAQNVSMISGKTVAFFSLEMGKEQLVGRILSSVAEVSSEKLRRADMTQDDWGKVISAADVMSKSKLYIDDTPGLTVQDMRSKLRRLKVEHGLDLVIVDYIQLMQGRNAGKGSENRQQEVSEISRNLKLIAREFNVPVIALSQLSRSVESRPDKRPVLSDLRESGSLEQDADIVIFLYRDKYYDENSEKGDNAEILIRKHRNGSVGTVELQFVGELTRFRDVAYKDMGPEQ encoded by the coding sequence ATGGATGTACGTATTCCACCGCATAATTTAGATGCTGAAAAGGCCGTCCTCGGGGCGTTGCTGACGAACGGTTCCAATGCGAGCGCCGTCGTGGATACGGTGACGAGTATTCTGAAAGCAGAGGACTTTTACCGCGATGCTCATCGCATTATTTATGATGCGATTCTAGAGATTATCCACGGAAATAAGACGGCGGACTTTATCACCGTCGGGGAAGAACTGGATCGCCGCAAACGACTTGATGCCGTAGGGGGGCTCGCGTATATTACCTCCTTGGCGAATGAGTCCGTGTCGTATAATGTGGAGCAGCATGCGCGTATTATCAGTGAAAAGGCGCAGTTGCGCCGCCTCATCGATGCAGGTAATAAAATCGTCGGCATGACCTATGCCGGTGAAGATGAGCCGACAGCCATTCTGAATAAGGCGGAGCAGATGGTCCTCGATGTGAGCGGCCAAACGCAGGCGGAATCATCGTTTTCCGCTATCGGTGATATCGTACTGTCCAATCTGGACAGGCTTAATGCGCTGCAACAGCATGAAGGCGCTCTTACGGGGATACCGACGGGCTTTAAGGATTTGGACCATATATTTAACGGCTTGCAGAAGTCGGACCTCATTCTCGTAGCGGCGCGTCCTGCCATGGGGAAGACGGCGTTTACCTTGAATATCGCGCAGAATGTATCCATGATTTCCGGCAAGACCGTAGCGTTCTTCTCCCTCGAAATGGGCAAGGAACAGCTGGTAGGGCGTATTCTTTCCTCCGTGGCGGAGGTGAGCTCTGAAAAATTGCGCCGTGCCGATATGACGCAGGACGATTGGGGCAAGGTTATCTCGGCAGCCGATGTGATGAGTAAATCGAAACTGTACATCGATGATACGCCGGGGCTTACCGTGCAGGATATGCGCTCCAAATTGCGCAGGCTCAAGGTTGAGCATGGCCTTGATCTCGTCATTGTAGACTATATTCAGCTCATGCAGGGGCGCAATGCGGGCAAAGGCAGTGAAAACCGCCAGCAGGAGGTATCGGAAATTTCCCGTAACCTCAAGCTCATCGCTCGTGAGTTCAACGTTCCTGTTATCGCATTGTCTCAGCTGTCTCGTAGCGTTGAAAGCCGCCCCGATAAACGGCCTGTGCTTTCAGATCTTCGTGAATCCGGTTCCCTTGAACAGGATGCGGATATCGTTATCTTCCTGTATCGCGATAAATATTACGATGAAAATTCCGAAAAGGGCGATAATGCGGAGATTCTCATCCGTAAACATCGTAACGGTTCCGTCGGCACCGTGGAACTTCAATTCGTCGGTGAATTGACGCGCTTCCGTGATGTGGCCTATAAAGATATGGGCCCTGAACAATAA
- the rplI gene encoding 50S ribosomal protein L9, translating into MKVVLLEDVKKVGKKGEIVEVSDAYGRNVLIKKGLGLEGTTTNVNNAKQKQASIEHNKAVANDEAKILAAQLAKVEVTVKVRMGEEGRVFGSVTAKDISDAAKAQYKVDIDKKKIEIKEPLKTLGVHDVLVRVHPEITTTIKVNVVAE; encoded by the coding sequence ATGAAAGTAGTATTGCTTGAAGATGTAAAAAAAGTCGGTAAAAAAGGTGAAATCGTTGAGGTCAGCGATGCATACGGCCGCAATGTGCTCATCAAAAAAGGCCTTGGCCTTGAAGGCACGACGACTAATGTCAACAATGCGAAACAAAAACAGGCGTCTATCGAACATAATAAAGCGGTAGCCAATGATGAAGCCAAGATTTTGGCGGCTCAACTGGCTAAGGTGGAAGTGACCGTTAAGGTTCGCATGGGTGAAGAAGGTCGCGTATTCGGTTCCGTTACGGCAAAGGATATTTCCGATGCGGCGAAAGCGCAATATAAGGTGGATATCGACAAAAAGAAGATCGAAATCAAAGAACCGTTGAAAACATTAGGTGTGCATGACGTATTGGTGCGCGTACATCCGGAAATTACAACGACCATTAAGGTTAATGTAGTGGCTGAATAA
- a CDS encoding DHH family phosphoesterase has product MKSFQRRWEVMELTVIAVLALLLALLAYFNWAVAILAGIIVVAAYLVNYNTVHDRRRLAREQFSAMMKNVTQASNFALQNLPMGIALVNKQGTLVWNNSVFADWVEVDWNKLQKMSTLIPGFRIDKIWGKSGFITEQYEDKYFQIIYKFIDPRDAKADTDSNDELADHSVMALYFKDITTLEQARIKAEEAQPVWGMIQIDNIEELTKGLSDRDYTNLWADINNIVVAEIDGFDGFIRNFQDDMYTFAISRGALVKMESDGFKILEKIRKLPSPRQIPATISIGISENVGTAKEVSERARAALDIALGRGGDQVCIMDGESTRFFGGNTAGVEKNTRVRARVVGQAIHELMNDSEKILVMGHQREDYDALGGAIGIVAIARALGKEVRLALSDEVSAIEKMVHVLDEDEFWEEHIITAEAARNWVEPNTLVIVCDTHRTEMVAAQEALEISERRIVIDHHRRAADFIENPLLTYLEPAASSTSELVTELVQYVGTFVKLSKSEATGIYAGIVLDTKNFNQQTGARTFEAAAFLRRAGADIEMVKQLFIETFDSIQLRAKMVFEASRTEGIAISVAPEGMMDMMALAAQSADMLISNEDIEAAFVLYSLNDGGIGVSARSKGKVNVQVVMEALGGGGHRTVAGAQLQGMTIEEAKKTILDKALEALHSVEAEEEEE; this is encoded by the coding sequence ATGAAATCCTTTCAACGGAGATGGGAAGTTATGGAACTTACCGTTATCGCTGTCCTCGCGTTGTTATTAGCGTTATTGGCTTATTTTAACTGGGCCGTAGCGATTTTGGCAGGTATTATCGTGGTGGCGGCATACTTGGTGAACTATAACACCGTTCATGATAGACGGCGTCTGGCTAGGGAACAGTTCAGTGCGATGATGAAAAATGTTACACAAGCATCGAACTTTGCCTTGCAAAATCTGCCGATGGGGATTGCTCTCGTGAATAAACAGGGCACATTGGTATGGAACAATAGTGTCTTTGCGGACTGGGTTGAGGTGGATTGGAATAAACTTCAGAAAATGTCTACGCTTATACCGGGTTTTCGCATCGATAAAATATGGGGTAAATCCGGATTTATTACGGAACAATACGAGGATAAGTATTTCCAAATTATTTATAAGTTTATTGATCCTCGTGACGCTAAAGCCGATACGGATAGTAATGATGAATTGGCTGATCATTCGGTGATGGCCTTGTATTTCAAGGATATTACGACTCTTGAGCAGGCTCGTATCAAGGCGGAAGAGGCTCAGCCCGTATGGGGCATGATCCAAATCGATAACATCGAGGAACTTACAAAAGGCCTCAGTGACCGCGATTATACAAACCTTTGGGCGGATATCAATAATATCGTGGTGGCTGAAATCGACGGATTTGACGGATTTATCCGTAATTTCCAGGATGATATGTATACCTTTGCCATTTCTCGCGGCGCTCTCGTGAAAATGGAGTCAGACGGCTTCAAGATTCTAGAGAAGATTCGTAAATTACCGTCTCCTCGTCAGATTCCGGCGACGATTTCCATCGGTATCAGTGAAAATGTAGGGACCGCAAAAGAGGTGTCCGAGCGTGCTCGGGCGGCTCTCGATATCGCGTTGGGGCGCGGTGGTGACCAGGTTTGTATTATGGATGGTGAAAGCACCCGTTTCTTCGGCGGTAATACGGCGGGCGTAGAGAAGAATACGCGCGTTCGTGCCCGCGTCGTGGGGCAAGCTATCCATGAACTGATGAATGATTCCGAAAAGATTCTTGTCATGGGTCATCAACGCGAGGACTATGATGCGTTGGGCGGTGCTATCGGCATCGTTGCTATCGCAAGAGCCCTCGGTAAAGAGGTGCGCCTGGCGCTTTCAGATGAAGTCAGTGCCATTGAAAAAATGGTGCATGTCCTCGATGAAGATGAATTCTGGGAAGAACATATCATCACTGCTGAAGCCGCAAGAAATTGGGTGGAACCGAATACCCTTGTCATTGTCTGCGATACACATCGTACGGAAATGGTGGCGGCTCAGGAGGCGTTGGAAATCTCTGAACGTCGTATCGTTATCGATCATCATCGTCGGGCGGCGGATTTTATAGAAAATCCGTTGCTGACCTATCTGGAACCGGCTGCGTCATCCACGAGTGAGCTCGTAACGGAACTCGTGCAATATGTGGGGACTTTCGTGAAACTTTCAAAATCGGAAGCCACAGGTATCTACGCAGGTATCGTACTAGATACGAAGAATTTTAATCAACAGACGGGGGCGCGTACATTTGAAGCGGCGGCGTTCTTACGTAGGGCCGGTGCGGACATCGAAATGGTAAAACAATTATTTATTGAAACCTTCGATTCCATTCAATTGCGTGCTAAAATGGTATTTGAAGCCAGTCGTACCGAAGGAATTGCAATCTCCGTAGCTCCAGAAGGTATGATGGACATGATGGCATTGGCGGCACAAAGTGCAGATATGCTCATCAGCAATGAAGATATTGAGGCAGCCTTTGTACTCTATTCGCTGAATGACGGCGGTATCGGCGTCAGCGCTCGTTCCAAGGGCAAGGTGAACGTACAGGTTGTCATGGAAGCCTTAGGCGGCGGCGGTCACAGAACGGTGGCCGGTGCGCAGTTACAGGGCATGACCATAGAGGAAGCGAAGAAGACTATCTTGGATAAAGCCCTTGAAGCTCTTCATTCCGTGGAAGCAGAGGAGGAAGAAGAATGA
- a CDS encoding DUF2232 domain-containing protein, protein MNQRNTRAMVETAFVSTIVVMLTVIGAVVPFMLFLATIVAPAGISVTGIRWGSRYSCIASVLAFMMVALFLGVPIAANTVLIYSLPSIFLGEAFRSNWSFRKLIIVPALALFLMLFVQMLMVQGFGSFDLVNLGQNMNAELKNSMLEAVRQQAAPQEQIDTMVAQVNRTFAMADQVMIVIVFWGCVLMTYILAKLVSYIARRTDTLHRVLPPMDTWRMPIWGAGVLAIGIILVYGLSYIGYEQTVLKDVGMNLGLFGAAICFVNGVTCLIAIMKAYELGNFFQFAIIFFLYVMSPYSLVIYGIFDMFLDMRSRFNKRLP, encoded by the coding sequence ATGAATCAAAGAAATACAAGAGCGATGGTGGAAACCGCATTCGTATCGACCATCGTCGTTATGTTGACGGTAATCGGCGCAGTTGTTCCTTTTATGTTATTCTTGGCCACTATTGTGGCACCTGCTGGCATTTCGGTTACGGGGATTCGCTGGGGCAGCCGTTACAGCTGTATTGCTTCTGTACTGGCATTTATGATGGTAGCCCTTTTTCTAGGAGTGCCGATAGCAGCTAATACGGTTTTAATATATTCGTTGCCGAGTATATTTTTAGGGGAAGCATTTAGGTCGAACTGGTCTTTTAGAAAGTTGATTATCGTACCTGCGCTAGCCCTTTTTCTTATGTTGTTTGTACAGATGTTGATGGTTCAGGGATTTGGGTCCTTTGATCTTGTTAATTTAGGTCAGAATATGAACGCTGAGCTAAAGAATTCTATGCTTGAGGCTGTACGTCAACAGGCGGCCCCACAGGAACAAATCGATACGATGGTTGCGCAAGTCAATAGAACTTTTGCAATGGCTGACCAGGTTATGATAGTTATTGTGTTTTGGGGCTGTGTACTGATGACATATATTTTGGCAAAGCTTGTCTCTTATATCGCCCGGCGTACCGATACGCTTCACCGTGTGTTGCCGCCCATGGATACATGGCGTATGCCGATATGGGGGGCCGGTGTTTTAGCGATCGGTATTATCCTCGTTTATGGGTTGTCATATATAGGCTATGAACAGACTGTACTTAAAGATGTTGGAATGAATTTGGGGCTATTCGGTGCGGCTATTTGTTTTGTCAATGGGGTTACCTGTTTAATAGCGATTATGAAAGCTTATGAGTTAGGGAATTTTTTCCAGTTCGCTATTATATTTTTTTTATATGTAATGAGTCCTTATTCACTCGTAATATATGGTATTTTTGATATGTTTTTAGATATGCGTTCGCGCTTTAACAAGCGCCTACCATAA
- a CDS encoding DUF4411 family protein yields the protein MYVLDSNTFIDAKNRYYGFDIVPSFWNELISHSRGNILTIDHIKNEIMSGNDELSTWFDTHYLTFTEATNDVEIQNTYADIAEYVMLNQQYKDAEKHRFLAKADPWLIAYASVRRGVVVTHEILAGPRTTKVKIPDICEHFDVSYVNVFEMMR from the coding sequence ATATATGTTCTTGATAGTAATACCTTTATAGATGCAAAGAACCGCTATTATGGGTTTGATATTGTTCCATCGTTCTGGAATGAGCTGATATCTCACAGTAGAGGTAATATTTTAACTATTGATCATATTAAAAATGAAATTATGAGCGGTAATGATGAGTTATCTACTTGGTTTGACACTCATTATTTGACATTTACTGAAGCGACAAATGATGTTGAGATACAAAATACATATGCAGATATAGCTGAATATGTGATGTTAAATCAACAATATAAGGATGCTGAAAAACATCGCTTTTTGGCTAAAGCGGATCCTTGGCTTATAGCTTATGCGAGTGTCCGCAGAGGCGTGGTCGTAACCCACGAAATTCTAGCGGGACCAAGGACTACAAAGGTCAAAATACCGGATATATGCGAGCATTTTGATGTTTCATATGTGAATGTATTTGAAATGATGCGTTAA
- a CDS encoding ImmA/IrrE family metallo-endopeptidase, with the protein MPESRFIPLWNEYSEDYETIAKRFKVSEYVICRIALEHGYITRIQYNNLVECFNQRLQSLPERETRDGGNFYVTAHARLGESFIVLLSKMLGQAN; encoded by the coding sequence GTGCCGGAATCCCGATTTATTCCTTTGTGGAATGAATATTCGGAGGATTATGAAACCATAGCTAAGCGCTTTAAGGTGAGTGAGTATGTTATCTGTCGGATAGCATTAGAGCATGGATATATTACTCGAATTCAATATAATAATCTAGTGGAATGTTTTAATCAGCGATTACAAAGCTTACCTGAACGAGAGACAAGAGATGGTGGAAATTTTTATGTCACTGCTCATGCTCGGTTGGGTGAAAGTTTTATCGTACTGTTGTCAAAGATGCTCGGGCAGGCGAATTAG